GTGACCCACCCCAACGACGATTACACCGAAAGTGCAataaacagacagacagatcaGACCGACCGACCGCACAATTTGCTGTGTTTGCGGGACACGCATGTCGCTCGCATTTTTCAGGTCGTTTACTCGGAGGCGagggccaggccaggccaaggAGTCATTGAAGCCGCATTAAACGCGCCTCATTTGTTGCGATGAGAGGCGTTGGGTGAGCGCTCGCTCCCTTTGTGTAACGTGTCCTTTGAAGTGGACACTCCTAAATAGGTTCGGATGAGATTTTGCCACATTGTCGGGTACGCTTTATTGTGGCAACACTCGGGGCAAGGCCTTTGACGTTGACGTTTTATGTGGCACATATTGCTCGTATAAAATAAATAGTTAATCGTTTTTCCCCACAACTGCAGCTGCGGCTCCTGCAGATCCTCTGATCTAATCTACCGATGAAGTGTGAAGAGTCACCCGAAAAGTCACACTCTTGAAGATCAACTGTCATTCGATTTCACTTTCAATTTCAATGCTGGTAGCGAAGCGATTGACTGACTGAAGGACCTCCGAAGACCTCTGACTATCAATCAGCGGGAGAGAGCCAATGCCAGGGGATAAAGAACGTTCATTGAACCAATATACTACAAATTCTGCCTACTCTTGCCTCCCCTTCAATCACAGAGGTTAAAACATTCGAATAAAATTATGTATATTTAAAATTGAATTTCCAATTTCCCGATTTGGCATTTTCCACCAGCAATCAAGGGTCACGGGTCGCGACTCGCGACAAAAGGCTGAGCTCCTGTCAAGCGCCACTCCATTATTTAGATTTCTATTCTAtgattttgtttctttttttttaaaccgattataaataattaaaattataaaaaaaggTCGATTGCCAGGCGATTGAAGAGGGTAGGGGAAGGGGTTGTGCTCTCGAGAGCTCAACCCTAATGGGGGTTTGAGAGCGACCATAAACAAAACGCCCATTACTCGTGGTTGTCATGTTTGGGAAAAAGCGTGTGCCACAGCTACTgtgctgctgccactggcaGGCGGACGCGTGCGACCTTCAAGGATATTCGCACACTCGCACTCGCGCTCACAGATACCGAGCAGCATTGAGTGGAATGACTTTGTTTCAAATTGTATTTGCATATAAAGCGTATGGATAGCGTAATGAACCCCCCGACGAGGCCCTTCGCCAAATGAAAACATTTAAAATGTTTTGATTTCATTTATGGTAATTTCCAGCCATAAATCAGGAGAGACACAGAGAGCGTGTGCTTCCTGTCGAGGCAGCCTCCGTGCGCTCTCCTTTCTCCGcctcatcctcctcctcctcctccgtgGAGTGTTTGATTAGCCCTGAATGCTAATGAAGTCGGggagtcgtcgtcgtcgtcgtcgctgactctgactctgccGTTGCACATTTCGTGTTATCCTGCAGAGGAGGGACTGGGTGCAGGGGAAGGGCGCAAAGGTACGAGCGATGAGTATTATGCAAATTTATTGACGCTGATCCCATTGTCCGTCGGGTGTAATTCAATATGCGCGTGAATGAAGGAATGACTGACTGAATGAACCCATTGCCAAATTCCGACTTTTGCCAGGGTTGAGGTTTCACTCGCCAAAGGATTCGCAAACTCATTTCGAATGCAGGATTCGAGGATACGAGGATACGGATACGGTGCCAATTTGTTAATGCTGATTGTTGTTTTTGCACACTAATGGAGATCTCTCCTCTCTCTTCAGTTTGGGATTAGATGCGATTACATGCAAATATTAGCACTCTTCAGATGCAAAGGAAGCGGCAGAGGGGGATCCCAAACAAAGAGTTATCTGTCGATATATCTGCCTCTTTTTCTCCACAACATTCTGCTCTACGAGTTTCGATCATTTTCAAAGAGTTTTTACCCCAGAAAGTAAGCCTTGGAATCCATCGTCTGTCTTCCTTACATTCGGAGAACATCATTCTATTACAAAACTATAGTTTGCACAAAAAACATCAAATGCATTAACGAACATTACAGAACTATGCACCGGAACGTGGTCGTGGCCGTGCAACACGGCACAGACAAGGTCTTCTCGAGGACTCCGCCATGTCGTTGGATTCCGATGATTTCCGACGACCACAAAGTTCAGTCATTTGGCTACAGGAGCAGGCACGAATCCAGCGCGAAGCTTCGACTTTTAAGGCGGCCCGCGAAAGGGAAGGCCGCAAGAGGGCACACCTCAAGAGGTTCGTCCACGATGTCTGCCGCGCGGCCAGAGACAGCCACAGGACAATGCAGGCCGTTCTCCGCGAGATCCTGCAAGATCTGCGGGACGTCATCAGCTACGTGATTGAGGAGTTGCGCAGAGCTCCTCGAGGTCTCCCGATGGAGGAGTTTGCGTCGAGGCTTCCACTGTTCCCCTTTCGAAATCCTCTGACATACCAAAGTCTGCTGGGATTCCTCCTGTCCTCGGTCTCTGAAGCCATGAGGCAGAGGCCAATAGACATTGGGTCCGCTGGCGACGGAGAGCGCTTGGTCGTCAGCGTTGATCTTGTCGATGTGGATGTTCCGCCAGAGGCGTTGGAGCCCGACGAAGCAGCTGGAATTCCGCAAGATGAATACAGGCGGATCAGATTTGTCTCTTTCGTGACACTGAGTCTGCGTGCTACCGTCCGCTTCAACCAGTCGATAGAGCGCGTATTCCGCAACCAATATACATATTACAGCTTCCTCTTTGCGAACATCCACAGGTTCGCGGAGGTGCCGCCGCTGACACCAATAGCAGGGCCAGCCGAACCGACACAGAATGATGTTCTAGAATAGTACGGATAATCGCAAAATACCAATAAATTCTCCGTTTAACTTTTCTTCAACCCAGCCTATTTGTGTCATCAATTTtgcaatcaatcaatcagtcAGTCGATCGATGGGGTTTCCTCAAAAATTGTTTTATTACTACGCAAAGGCTCATACGAGAGTACAAATACAATAAATAGGTGGGCGATGTCGCTTGATAATCCTTAATGTGCTACGATAATATTTACGGGTATATCTACGAGATACTTATGCACGGAATGCAGATACTTAGAGATGCAGATACTTAGGCCTAAACTTTGGAGTAGCTCTGGGGGGAGGGGAGGAAACAAGTGACTAAGTGACTAAGAAAACATTCAATCTTCatagaataataataatagaaccAACAAACAGAACCGAATGGTGGATAGAAATCAATTACAGACTAGAACAAGGACAACACTTGAGTTGGTGGGGGGTGGGTGATCCAGTGGGAGATGGATCCATGGATCCCCTAGCAATAGATGGGATCCGTTGGCGCTGCTCCCGCTCCTGCTGTGCTCGGATGGTACGCACTCGCGGCGTCCATCTGTATGTTCCACACGTTGTCCACTCCCGTGTTGCTGTAGTAGTAGTCCGCTGCTGCgtcctgctgctggtgctgctgctgttgctgctgctggtggtagCTCGTCTGCTGGTAGGCGGCTGCCTCGTCGTAGAACACCCCCGCATCGTTCAGCGTGGACTCGAAGACACTGAAGATCTCGGAGCTGGTCGTATAGAAGCTATCCTGGGCGGAGGGATTGTGGCCGCTGACTGCTCCTCCGCTGACATCCAGGGATCCAGATCCCAGTCCCGATCCCGATCCAGGCAGATGATACCCATTCAAGTAGCTGTAGTCCTCGGAGCTGTAGCCGCTGCTGCTTGTGAGACTGGAGGTGTCGTCGCAGCTCTCGTACAGGGGCATGCCACACGGATAGCTGGCGGGCATCGCGGGCTCGTAGTTGACATTCATCGTCTCCTGGACggagggaagctgcaactGCActtgatgctgttgctgctgctggtgctggtgctgctggagGTTCTCCTGGTAGTAGCTGCCGGTGGAGCTGTGGGAGGAGAGCGGGGAGTGCAACATGCTGTAGCCGTTGTACATCCCATTGTCGTAGGCGCCTGCTCCGGCCTCCTGCTTTCCTGCGTAGGTGGTGCACAGATCCCCTCCACACCACTGGCTGCCATTGCCCGCCGGATAGCCGCTCTGCTGGTCGAACTTCAAGCTGGGAATGGGAGTGCATGTGGACAGATAGGCGGCggtggtggctgtggctccCTGGAGCTCCTGACTGGGCGCCTGCGGCACCTCCATCCTCTTCCGCTTGCTGCCCGTCTCCTGGAGGAGCTGTGTCTTGGCCTGTCGCTTGCTGGGCCGCAGGCTGCAGAGCTTATCGCTGAGGGCCGCATCCCGTGCCAGCATCACGGCCAGGCTGCGGACGCGTCTGCCGCCGGCGAGCAGGCGACGCGCCTCCGTGGAGCCCTTGGCCTCGGGCCGCGGATGGTCGTGGGTGCCCTTCGCCTGGAAGTATATGCCGTTGCCGTCCCGCCGCCAGAAGTGCGTGACGGGGTAGCCGCAGTGGCCGCGGCAGGCCTGGATCTCCAGCCGTCCGTTGCAGTTTCTGCACATCCACAACAAAAAGACGAAGCAGTTAGCGACTGGGATTGAGGGGGCGTTGGATTCTCCGATCCCCGACTTACCTATTGGGGCACTGTTTGCCCTGCTGCTTGCGTCGCGCCTTGTCGCAGATGGCGGGCCGCAGGTGGACGCTGGCTCCGTTGGGGAGCTTGCACTTGGCGCTGCAGAGGAGCACCCCGAGGCAGCTCTTCTTCAGGATGTTCACGTTGTGGTTGTTGGTGTTGCGCATGGCCCAGCCGCTGGCGTGCTTCCGGGCCTCGTCGCTCTGGTGGCCGTAGATGAGGCGACAGTGGCCATTCGCCCAGTCGTTGAACTCGTCAAACTCCGCTACCGTCGGCATCTTTGAGTCATTGATGTCCCAGTCGATCTGGACACGGGATTTGGTGGCCGGAGGACTGGGCActggcacgggcacgggcacgggcatgGGCATAGGAATGGTCATTCCGTTCAACACCATTTTGCTGTGTTTTCTAGTTCGTTATTTTTTTTCACTTTTTCGATTTATTCTTCACTTTTATTCTCGTCTCAGCGATcacgaatcgaatcgaatcgaatctcTCCTTCTCTTCACTTCTCTGCGGTTCTCTTTTCTGTAGAGCGGCGCGTCGTGGACGTCCGTTCGCAACGACTGCGCAAGATTGACTGCTGGAACCTGGTCCGCGCACTGGAGTTAAGTTCCCTTTGGCCGAAGCAGCGAGGGCTCGGGTTGCatgcagcaggcagcagcacgCGGCATgtagcaggcagcaggcagcagggtGGTTTCTTGTTTTGGCTTCTCTTCTGTGCAGCTCGTGTGCTGCCATTGGCTGCCCCTTCCAGTCGGCGGTCGTCAGTCGTTTATCCATTTCTATCCGCAATTAtccgacacacacacacacacacggggaCACATGGATACACACACTCGCGGAAAACTGGAATGATTATGTGGGTACTCGGAGTGCCTTTGATTGGGCGACGGTAGCCGGCAAGCAGCTGGCGATGGAGAATGGAGCTGAGGCTGTAGCTGGAGCAGGGGAGCAGGAGGAGAGTAACGAGTGGTTGGTTCTGGCCTGCTCTCGCACCTGCGGTGtggtggagtggagtggtgCGGAGTGCAGCAGCACGCGCTCGTTCCCTGGAAGCGTGCGCTCCACTGGATAATTTCACGATACCGAGTCCCCACTGCCCCCCACTGCTACCCATTCTCCAGGCcgaagccaaagccagagtCAAAGCTAATTAAGTTTCagttcaacaaaaacaaaaacacacaaaaataaaaagagtTCAACAATGACTGGCGGGGTGTAGAGGGGGGAGGGCAGCTGTTTGTATTGTTGGATTGggcggggaggggagggggtaggggtagggggCCGTACACCTGGCTACACAATGGATGGCAGGATGGCAGGATGACAGATGCCACAGCCAGAGGTTTGgggcaagagagagagagagatagaaatgAGAGTTGGAGAATTGGAGGCACAACAAAATGGAGTTCTGGAGTCCTCGGTATTCGCGGCCCTGTAGCTACGACTAACGGCACTACTTCTCACGATCTCCAACCAACGATAACGGTACAAAATTAAACGCTTGCAAAATACAAGCATAAAAAACgcacacaaaaaaagaaaaggaaaaaccgaaacagaaacagcaatcACCGTATGGGGACGCTATCTCCAAGAGGAGATCGGTGGAAGATCGTAAAACACACAATTTAGCACGCAAAAAACCGAAAGGACTCGACAAGCCACCCCTAGGACTAGGAGTCCTGGCATACGAGTGTGAATGAAGCCTTAAAGGAAGCAAGGAAGGAGTTGGCTGGCAACGCACAAATTCCTTCAGCTACGATCTCGAGTCAAAGATAAAGCAAACAAACACAATCATTAAGCGACTGTCGACTGGAAGGGTAACTCTGTCACTAAGGAAACTCCGTAATTTTCACACTTCCGACAGCCATGCAATTATGACACGAACGAGAACGAGAGAAGAATGAGCAGCCATCCCGCAGTGCGATGCGGCGCTCTTTCTTGCAAGATCTCCGAGGAGATCGGACGCCTCGTAGCACGcgatagcagcagcagcaccgaaaAGGATTACATCCTTGCCGATACGATGCCGAAAGGGTGCGCCCGAGGGGCGTTGACACGGAAGAAAGTCATGACGTTGCATAAATACTCGTATGCGATCTGAGAGCGAGCGGGAGAGGGAGCGGGTGCTCTACCTGGCAACAGGGACCAGGGACCATGCCAGGGCCTTGGCCTATGCGGTGGGTGTGGCCCCTTAATGATGCCCGAAAATTAACTGTTCTTCAGTTTCAATTACGAGATCACTTTCCAATCAAATTTATTTGACACGCTCCCCGCGGGGGCCACATCCACATTCCGCAGAGAGAACTCTTTTCCCCATTTCACTTTCACGCGCGATTGCTGTGGCCATAAAATCTAACCAAAATTTACGCATAAATGTCATCGTAAATTCAATGATTACTTACCCCATCATTCTGCAGCAGAGTATCTGCCGCGTCTGCGGTTTCGTGGGAAGGTTACGCCCATAGAAGCAGGctctggaactggaactggtcTCTGTCTCTGGATCTAAAGGGATTTCGAAAACGGATTAGAGAGAGTGTCAGAGTGATGGGCATATGTTATTGAAGGGTCACAACATGTGAGAGAATACTCTGGAAGACTTGTACTGCCGCTAAGAGATCTTTCGACACTAGTACCTCCATTGGAAACTGTCCTTCTGTGGCTTTCGTAATGAAAGATACCCATTTCACAATTCCTTAATAAGTGAATCGTTCTTACAGTTCATTGCATTATTAAGTGCCTTCCACCTCTCCCTCTCCATATATTATTACAATAGAAAGTTGCATGCTTTCACCAGCTTCCTCCCCGGAGAGGAAGCTTATCGGGTATTGCACATCTCGGACAACAATTCGCAGCTAATTAACTGGAACTTCCTGCATGTAATCGCTACAAGTCAGTTCTCTGTTGGCCGCAATTACAACCGCATATATGGAATCATTCGAAGGACTAACGAGGAGCGGACTGGCAGAGGCACAGGGAAATCCTTCATCCCAAAGCCATGGAGATCCCTACATTCCGATAAGGCCAATGAGCAGCGCAGGATCGGATCATAGCAGGATGGTAGGACCAACCCGATGGATGGTAAATGATTTAAAGCAAGAGCCTCATAATTTCTCATTGTTCATCGGTCGATCGTTGGATATTTCCACAAACTGATAAATGAAACAGAAAACAACATAAAcgacaagagagagagagagacccaAAGAGAGATCGAGTCAAAGCGATAATACGATTCACACTCCGCATGGGTCCCGTCCGCCGTCCGACGACGTCCGAGGAGCGCTGCGAGTGGAGTGTCCTGCGGCGAGGGAGATCGTGGGCCCGCGATAGTGTAGTGGACCCGGAAAATGGGAAAATTGAAATGTTGCCAGCAGAAGGGCGGGGGGAATAACTCTGAACTCACTCGGACATTTGGGAACTCAATTCCATGGACTGATCCCCGCACAGACAAGTGATCGTTTGACCGCTTGTCCGATCGCTAAGTAGCTCtgtgtccctctctctctctctctaatcTGTCCAAACAAACGGAGGTCGGGGGTCAGGTCTAGTCGCAGGTCAGGTGTGGGCTCTTCTTTTCGGACTCTCTTGTCTCCTGTCTCTTGTTAACGTTAATGTTCATGTTAATGGGCTTACATCAACAAAATATTTATCTTCACACTGAATTGTCCATTGTCTAGGGTCCTTTCCATCCTTTGTGCAGTCGCCTGCCTACGAGAGAGAAGGATTACAAGCCACcaaaaaatattttcatatttttccCACGTTTCCATCATTTTTTCGGCATTATATTTGCATTTGCTTTGTGTTTGTGGAAATTTGTGGAAATtatggcattggcattggatTACATGAGATATTTAGAGAGGAATCTCCTCGCTCCTCCCACACTCCAGCGATA
The sequence above is a segment of the Drosophila miranda strain MSH22 chromosome 4, D.miranda_PacBio2.1, whole genome shotgun sequence genome. Coding sequences within it:
- the LOC108161790 gene encoding transcription factor glial cells missing, whose translation is MVLNGMTIPMPMPVPVPVPVPSPPATKSRVQIDWDINDSKMPTVAEFDEFNDWANGHCRLIYGHQSDEARKHASGWAMRNTNNHNVNILKKSCLGVLLCSAKCKLPNGASVHLRPAICDKARRKQQGKQCPNRNCNGRLEIQACRGHCGYPVTHFWRRDGNGIYFQAKGTHDHPRPEAKGSTEARRLLAGGRRVRSLAVMLARDAALSDKLCSLRPSKRQAKTQLLQETGSKRKRMEVPQAPSQELQGATATTAAYLSTCTPIPSLKFDQQSGYPAGNGSQWCGGDLCTTYAGKQEAGAGAYDNGMYNGYSMLHSPLSSHSSTGSYYQENLQQHQHQQQQQHQVQLQLPSVQETMNVNYEPAMPASYPCGMPLYESCDDTSSLTSSSGYSSEDYSYLNGYHLPGSGSGLGSGSLDVSGGAVSGHNPSAQDSFYTTSSEIFSVFESTLNDAGVFYDEAAAYQQTSYHQQQQQQQHQQQDAAADYYYSNTGVDNVWNIQMDAASAYHPSTAGAGAAPTDPIYC